In Streptomyces sp. 840.1, the DNA window GGCTCGGTACGCATGCCGGGCCGGGGCGATGACCGGCACGATTGATCGAGCCACCTGGAGCCGGCCACCCGGTGCGGCGAAAACGGCGACCCCGCGCCCGCCCGCCGAAGGGCCGCCGGGACCGAGGCGTCCCCCCGGCTCATACCGCCAGGTGAGCCAGTACCGAACGCATCCCGTCGTGTACGGCGTCGCGCGACTCCTGTGTCAGGTCGATCGTCTCGAAGGCGTGGTGGGCGTTCGGTACGTCGATCACCTCCACCGAAGCCCCGCAGTCGCGGGACGCGGTGAGGAACTCCTCGACCGTGGCGGCGATCTCCGGCCTCTCAAGACCCACGCGCGTGATCACGAGGGGCAGGGCGCCGGCCTTCGCCACCGCCTCCGCCGGGCGGAAGCGGGCGTCGACCCGGCCCAGGTACGGCAACGGCGCGAGGACCGGATAGCTGGCCGACAGACAGCGCAGCCAGGACGGGGGCTCCCGCAGCCAGTCCGCCGTGAGCAGCCCGCCGCCCGAGAAGAACCACAGGGCGATCCGCTGCCCGTCCACCCGTGGATCGGCCCGGACCAGCTCCAGCGCGGCGGCCACGTCCTCGGCGGCGCGGGGGTAGTCGGCGACGTCGTGCAGGCGGTGGTCGAGGGTCACGCCCACCACGCCCCGCCCGGCCGCGCTGCGGGCGTACCCGGTCAGGGTCGGCCAGTCCCTCGGGGTCGGCCTGGCCCCGGCGGGTACCGGTCCGCCGTGCACGAACACCACGGCCGGGCGCGGGCCCTCGGCGTCCGGCAGGTACAGGTCGACGTTGTCGGTCCGCTCACGCGGGATGTCCGGTACGTCGAGCAGGAAGGGCCGCAGGTGCGCGGGCGGCCGGGACTCCTCGGGGGACACCAGCCGGTGCCCCTCACCTGCCGCCGCCCTTCGCAGGACGTCCGCGAGCTCGTCCGGGAGGGACAGCATCGGCCAGTGTCCGGTGGGGAGTTCGAAGAACGTCACCTGTGGGCCGGTGAAGGCCTGGAGGGTGGGCTCGCCGAAGTCGACGCCCCGCTGGACCATTTCGATGCTGGAGCCGCTCCCGTTGCACAGCACCCCGCTGACGGGCAGCGCGGCGGCCGCGCCGGTCAGCCGCAGGGGCTGGAGGAGGGTGCGCAGCGGTTGCGGGGCGGCGGACGCGGTGAGCCGGTCCAGTGCGGCGCCGGGCACGCCTTCGGTGCTGCCCCAGCGCCCCCACGCCTCGCGGGCCGGGGCGGGCAGCTCCCCGTCCCCGCCGCGACCGGCCAGCTCCTCGCGCAGGGCCGCGTCGGGTACCGAGGCCAGCGCGGGAACGCCGTCCCGGGGCAGTCCCGAGTCCAGGTAGACGATCCGGCCGACGCGCTCCGGTCTGCGGTCGGCGGCGCCCAGCACGGGGTGGATGCCGTAGTCGTGGCCGACCAGCACGATCTGCCGGCCGGCCGCGGCCCCCGGCGCTGCGCCGACCGAGTCGATCACCGCGAGCACGTCCGCGATGTGGGTCTCCAGGTCGACGGGGTCCGCCCCGGCGGGGCGGGGCCTGCCGGTTCCGGTGAGCGCCACCGCGTGCACCTCGTCGCCCTCGGCGG includes these proteins:
- a CDS encoding alpha/beta fold hydrolase, with translation MTAFILVPGMFTDAHVWRDTAARLAAEGDEVHAVALTGTGRPRPAGADPVDLETHIADVLAVIDSVGAAPGAAAGRQIVLVGHDYGIHPVLGAADRRPERVGRIVYLDSGLPRDGVPALASVPDAALREELAGRGGDGELPAPAREAWGRWGSTEGVPGAALDRLTASAAPQPLRTLLQPLRLTGAAAALPVSGVLCNGSGSSIEMVQRGVDFGEPTLQAFTGPQVTFFELPTGHWPMLSLPDELADVLRRAAAGEGHRLVSPEESRPPAHLRPFLLDVPDIPRERTDNVDLYLPDAEGPRPAVVFVHGGPVPAGARPTPRDWPTLTGYARSAAGRGVVGVTLDHRLHDVADYPRAAEDVAAALELVRADPRVDGQRIALWFFSGGGLLTADWLREPPSWLRCLSASYPVLAPLPYLGRVDARFRPAEAVAKAGALPLVITRVGLERPEIAATVEEFLTASRDCGASVEVIDVPNAHHAFETIDLTQESRDAVHDGMRSVLAHLAV